The DNA segment AGAGGACGTATATCTCGGTGATATTCTTCATCAAAATTTAAGTCTGAGACCAAAGAAGGATCTTTCGATTTTGATCGGAAAGGATATTTCTGGAACGTTAGTCAGCATTGACTTGAACAAACTTCCGCACTTACTTGTCGCCGGAACCACCGGTTCCGGTAAATCGGTTTGTTTAAATTCGATGATTTCCTCTCTTGTGGTTCATCTTTCCCCGGAAGAGGTTCGTTTTATCATGATCGATCCGAAGATGGTGGAACTCACTCTTTACGAAGATATTCCGCATCTTTTGATGCCGGTCATTACGGATCCGAAAAAAGCGACCCGCGCGCTTGCTTGGGCGATCCAGGAAATGGAAGCACGATATCATTCCGTTTCCAAACTCAAATGTCGCGATTTCAAAACCTATAACGAAAAGGTGGAACAGGGCGCGTACAGAGAGGGTTATAAGAAAATGCCGTATATCGTGATCTTTATAGACGAGCTTGCGGATCTCATGATGGTTTCTGGAAAAGATTTGGAAGACGCGATCACTCGGATCACTCAGAAATCTCGTGCGGTAGGAATTCATCTCATCATGGCGACACAACGTCCTTCTGTGGATGTGATCACAGGTTTGATTAAGGCGAACTGTCCTGCGCGTATGGCATTTCACGTGGCTCAGAAAACGGATTCTAAGATCATCTTGGATCAAAACGGAGCGGAATCGCTGCTCGGAAAAGGTGACTTTCTCTACAAGTCTCCGACCGCGGCGGATCTTGTGAGAATTCAATCTCCTTATGTTTCCGAAGAAGAAATCGAAAGAATCGTTGAGGAAGCGCGGAAGTTCGGCAAACCATCCTATGTGGATTTTGATTTGGATGAGGAACCGGAAAATTCTTCGATCGATGAAGAAGACGAGGAACTTTTTGAACAAGCCTGGGAAATCGTTCGTTTGGATCGAAAAGCTTCCGCGAGTTATCTCCAAAGAAGAATGAGGATCGGATACAACAAGGCCGCTCGTCTTATGGAGCTCATGGAAGAACGAGGATATGTCAGTGCTCAGATCGGATCGAAAGGAAGAGAGATTTTAAGAGCGGGTTGAGGTTTTAGTAATTAGAACTTAGCCAAACGCTTTTGCAATTACGGAGTGAGATTGAATTTCTTTTCTCCGGGAAATCGTTTTGTGAAAATCCTGGAACCTGTTTTTTGATAGACGAAGGTCTTTCGTTTTGAATTTGCTTTTTGTTTTGTAATGGGTTAATGATGAAACCAATTTCGATAATCTAAAACATAAAATGTGTCTCTTGGATCGCATTTTAGTTCTCTGGTGATTCTGTTGTTTAGGAGATCGAGGTGGAGGATATATCTGTAATCCCGATGAAATGTAGGAGCTCCTTCGTTCATCGTATGCACGATAGAATTTCCGAGCTCGACCTCTTCCAGATACAGAAGATAATTGAAAAGAAAGCAGCGAGAAACCCCATGGGCTTGGGCTAAGGCGCCTAATAAGACCCAACTTCCCATACCAATTCGAGCATTGATTTTCCTCATTTTCCTCTCACCTGGGCTCCGCTGATACAAAATCGTTTCCGCTTTGTCTCCCAATCGCCTTGTTGAAGTTAAAAACTTTCCGTATCGTTTTAAAAGATTTGGAATTCTTTTAGGAAGAGTCTTTTTCTCTTTTTCCGAATACCGAAGTAGGGTGTGTTCCGAAATAAGTAAGGTAACCACGGTTGTTTTGTTTCCCTGCAGGCGGGATTGAATGGTCTGATTTTCATTGAGCAACAATATTCCCATACCCGTTACGGTTCTTCGACGAGGCGCAGGAGAATCGTTTGATTCGAAAAAAAATTGGATGAAAAAAAACTTTTCCGAGGCTGATTTTCGGCTGCGGTCAATTCGAAAACTTCGTTTTCCAGCAGGCTGTGGGAACTCTAACAAAATTTGTTTTTCAGAGTAAATTACCGTGCCAGAGACAAAGAAGTTACGAAGCAACCTGCCATTCCCGTTGCATTTGGAGCCATTGATTGTGCGTCGCTATCTTTTGGTCGTTTTGTTTTCTACGTAAAACGGCATGAACCCGAAACCATCCCCGTAGGGAGAGTTGTAAAAACTGAGTTCAACCCGACGGGTTCTGTTTCGAAATTCGAGCTACGATTCCTTGGGGGTGGGTGATGATTGTCAAACGGAGCGGGAATCTTCGCCCTCCTTCCCTTCCGCCTACCCAAGCGTCTATCTGAGTAGGGGAAAAATCCCTGGTTGTGTCGAAATTCGACGGAACGGTGCCCTCCCAAATTTTAGAAAGTGACAAGGTTCCCAATGCGTCCGAAGCTAGTAAAAAAAATCCCGGGAGATCCGGTTTTTCTCATGAAAAAAACAATCATTCTCTCTTTTTGCATTCTATTCTTAACCGTAGAATCCTCTCTCTGGGCGCAGCCGTCCCATAACTGGAATTCTCCTTCCGAAGTGGTAAAGCAGATAAAAAAGAAATTTAGCGATCTCACTTCCTACAAAGCCAATTTTCAGATCCAGACGGTTTCCAACAAAAAAAGTAAAAACATGAGAGGGGTCTGTCTTTACAAAAAAGGTGGAAGAATCCGTTATCAATTCAGCGATCCTTCCGGTGACGAGATCGTATCCGACGGAAAGACTTTGTATATCTATATCTCCCGTCTAAACGCCGTTGGAAAACAGGATCTTACACTCAATAAGTCGAATAAATCAGGACCTATCTTTTCCAGTTTTACGGACGAAGGACTTTCCCGTATTTTTAGAAAGTATCATTATAAATTCGATTCCATCGAACAACCTCAGGTTTCTCCAAAAGACAATCGCAAATACTTTGTTCTCAATTTGGAACAAAGAGAAAAGGTCGGCGGATTTGAAACCATGCTTCTTTATGTGGATGCACAGACTTACTTTATCCAAAAAGCCGTTGCGAGCGACGGAAGAGGAAAAGAAACAACAATCGAATTTTCGAATATAGAAACCAATCCCGATCTGGAAGACGGACAATTTAATTTTCATATCAGCGGAAACGCAAAAATTGTAAATAACCCTCTTGTGTCGGAACAATAAAACAGTCCGAGAAGGAGCGAAACTTTGAATCAGAAAAGAGTAGGGCAGATTCTCCGCGAAGCGAGAGAAGAAAAAAAACTCAGCGTCAAAGACGTTGCAAAAGAAACAAACATTTCGGTGAAATACATCCTTGCTCTCGAGACCGAGGATTATTCCCAGTTTCCGGGTGAAACCTTTACCATGGGATTCTTAAAGAATTACGGAAGTTATCTCAAACTAGATACAGGGCAGTTGATCAACCTCTACCGTGGTGAAAAAATAGAAGAGTCCCAGGCTCCTTTGGAAGAACTGACTCGTCCGACCACCTCGTATTATTCCAAGATCAACGTGGATAAGAACAAAATTCTTACGATTGCATCCGTATTGATCATTCTGATTTCTGCATATTTGATCATCGATAGTTTTACGGATTCCTCATCGGGCGACGACGCTGTGGAAGAATCCGGTAAAAAGTTGGATATTCCGGAAAATATCGACTTCTTATCCAGATCCATTCCCGACAACCGAAGCGAGTCGTTCATTCTTACCCCGGACAAAGGAGTGAGTTTTTCAGTGAGTAATCAGCAGTGTAAACTGTTCATCGACTCGGTGGAAAAAGGCGGGGCTTTAAATACCGCAGTTCTCGCGTTCAATGTATATCCCGAACTTACCGTTTATAAATTTCGTCTGACCGAAGGACAGGAAAAAGTTCTGAGTTATACGATTCCCGAAATTTCAAGTCTTAGACGCAACGTGAGAATCATCACGCAGGCCGTGACCGAAAATTCCGCCAAGGTTCTTGTCACTTTGAGTGATGAAGAACAAAAACAAGAAAGTACAGTGGATACGACCAAGACGTTAGGCGATGTTCCGATCCAAGTCACCTTGTTTTTTAACAAGGCGAGTTATGCTGAGTTTATCATCGACGGTCAGATGGGATTCAGAGGTCTCGTGCAGGCGGGTGAAAACCGAAGTCTTGAAGCAAAGGATCGTCTTGAGTTGAAAGTCGGAGACGGTTCCGCGGTGGAAATGATTCAGAACGGAAAACCGAAAATTACATTGGGTCGTCCCGGAAAACTCGTAAAAAAAATATTCGTGAAAACTCAAAACCCCTATGATAGTACTCAGTCCATCATCAGGGAGTTGGGAGAATAGAATTTCTTGGAAAAGAAATTCTACATCACCACCTTAGGATGTCCGAAAAACACCGCGGACTCCATGAGCATGCATCATTCTCTTCTGGAAGAGGGATTTGTTCCCGCTATCGTTCCGGAAGAATCTGATTTTCATTTTATCAATACCTGCACCTTCATTCAGTCGGCAACCGAGGAAACGATTCAGACCATTCTTTCCGCGGCGCAGGTAAAAAAGCAAAATCACCAAAAACTCGTAGTAGTGGGTTGTTTTGCGGAACGTTATCCGGACAATATCAGCGCCGAAATTCCGGAAGTGGATCTGTTTTTCGGAACAGGAAAGTATTCTCAGGCAGGACAGATTCTTAGAGATACGTTTCCGGATCTTTCTCCTCCCAAATTAGAATTCAACGAAGACATTTTGGAAAGACTCAAACTTTCCGTCGGAATCGAAAATTATTCCAAACCCTATGCCTATGTAAAAGTTTCGGACGGTTGTAACCGAGGTTGTTCTTTTTGCATCATTCCTTCCTTTCGCGGAAAGTTTAGAGAATCTCCGATCGAAGATATTCTTCGCGACACGGATCGTGCGATTCGCGCCGGAGCCAAAGAGATCTGTTTGGTCTCTCAAGACACCGTTTATTACGGAAGAGATTCCGAAGTCCTTCTCGATATGGTGCGCAAGGTTTCCGAAATCGATTCTCTCAAGATTCTCAGATTGTTGTATCTATATCCGGATAAAAAAACGGAGAAACTGATCCGATTGATGGGAGAAACTCCGAAAATCGCTCCGTATCTCGAATCTCCTTTGCAACACGTCTCTTCCAAAATTCTCAAAGCGATGAACCGCGCGGGTGACAGTTCCACGTTTAAGGATCTGTTTTCTCTTGCAAGAGAAGTCAAACCCGGTTTGGAAATCCGCACTTCGTTTATCATCGGATATCCGGGCGAAGACGCGGATGACGTGGATCAGGTCCTGAAATTTATCGAAGAGACAAGACCCGAGAAAGTGAATTTATTTTCCTATTCTCCTCAGGAAGGAACGAAAGGCGCCGAGTTCAAACAAACGGTTTCCGAAAAAGAAAAATCCATGCGAATCAATATGATCCGAGATGCACACCTTTCTATCTTGGAAGAAATTCACCAGAGCAGAATCGGAAAAACCTACGACGCAATCGTGGACAATATCGAAGACGGACAAGCCGTGGTTCGCAGACTCCAAGACGCTCCTGAAATGGACGAGGTCGTTTATGTGGACGATGCTTCTTTAATCCCGGGAACCATCGGAAAGGTGAAGATCGATTCTTTTTACGAGTATGATATGAACGGAACCTGGGTTTCCCAATGAACAAAGTTATTTTTAATATTCCTAATATTCTTACGATGCTTCGCGTCGCAGCGGTTCCTTTTTTCGTGTGGTTTCTCTTTCAAAAAGAATGGGAATATCATATCGCCGCCCTGCTTCTTTTTATGGTGGCATCCCTTACCGATCTGATCGACGGTTATCTCGCTCGTAAATGGAATCAGGAAACCGAGTTCGGTAAATTTTTGGATCCTCTCGCGGACAAGATCATCGTAACCGGTTGTTTTATCACATTTATCTTTTTGCAGGAACAGATTGAATTTTGGATGGTTTGTTTGATCATCGGAAGAGATATGCTCATCACTTCTCTTCGTTATCTCGCGATTCGTCAGGGACAGTCGATCCGGACTTCGATGCTCGGAAAAGTAAAGACCGTTTTTCAGATGGGTGCGATCATTCTCATTTTGATCTTTTTCATTCTTGTATCGAGTAAAAAAAGAATTCTAATCAACGAGGCCTATGCAGCCGGAAAAGCGAGCGGTCTTACCGCGTTTGAAATCGCAACCGGCAACGCGATTTACTTTTTTCAAAACTTGAATCAGAATACGACCTTGGGAGATATTATTTTCAGTTTGGGAGCCTTTGTCCCGTATTGGGGAATGCTCATCACAACCGCAATCACTGTGATTTCCGGGCTTCGTTATATGGTTACCAACAGCAAAGTTCTAACCCCTTCCAATATCAAGAGGATGTTTCGTAAAGATGGAACCAAGAGCAGCAATTCTTAAACTGATCGACCGCAAACATCTCAGTGCGGAAGAAGCAGAATCCTTTTTAAATCAGGTAATGAAAGGGGAAGTTTCCGAAATTCTCCTTTCCTCCTTTTTAACAGCGATGAAGGCCAACGGAGAATCCGCGGACGAGGTTTTGGGTTGCACTTTGGCTCTTCGTAAAAACGCGCTTCGCCCAAAGACTGTATTCCCCTTTGATCTTTTGGATACTTGTGGGACCGGAGGGGACGGACAGGGGACGATCAATATCAGCACTCTTTCCGCGATCACTCTCGCTTCTCTGGGAGTCAAGGTTGCCAAACACGGAAACAGGTCCGTGTCCTCTCATACCGGTTCGAGCGATATTCTTACCAGACTGGGTTATAAAATCGAGAAAACTCAGGAAGAAGTGGAAGCTCATCTCATCTCCCAAGGTTTTACATTCTTATTTGCTCCGATGTGGCATCCATCGATGAAATACGCGGGACCGGTTCGAAAAGAATTGGGATACAGAACCGTATTTAACATGATCGGTCCTCTTTCCAATCCGTTTGCTCCCCAGTTTCAGATCATCGGGGTGTACGAACCGGAATTGATGGAACTTTTTATCAAGGTATTGCAGGCGCTTGGTCTGAAGAGAGCTCTTGTTTGTCATTCTCGGGACGGTTTGGATGAATTTTCGGTTTTTTCGATTACTGATTATTCCCTTTTGGAAAATGGGGTGATCAGCCGTCATTCCTTTGATCCCGCCTTTTTAAAAATGCCGACACTTAAAAAGGAAGAAGTATATGCTTCTTCTTCCGATCAAGCGGAGGCGCTTGCGAGACGGGTTTTGCAAGGCGAAGAGATCGCAGGTTCACACGCGGTTGCGATCAACGCGGGAGCGGGACTTTTTGTGATGGGAAAGGCCGCAAGTATAGAAGAAGGAACGAAAATCGCTTTGGAATCGATTCTTTCCGGAAAAACAAAGAAGTATTTCCAAGATTTAATTTCCAAACAGTAAACGGGAAAAATACTGGTTAGAATCCTCTATTATATCTATACATGGAATAACAAATGACCCTGAATTCGATCTTTATACTTCAACTGGCTCAAGCCGCGGGTGACGGAGATAAATCTCCTTTTAACACTCTTCTTTTGATTCCGATCATGCTCGTAATCATGTATTTTCTCGTCATTCGCCCTCAAAGAAGTGAAGAGAAAAAACGCAAAGAGATGATCGGTAGTTTGAAAAAAGGCGACGAGGTAATTACTTCTTCCGGAATTCACGGAAAGGTAGTGGAAATCAAAGAAAACAACGAAGTTGTGGTACTCAATATCGCAAAAGATACAAATGTGTCTTTTACCGCGAGCACGGTTGTTAAAAAGAAACAAGCAGACAAATGAAAAAAACGGCGGTTTCCATTCTGATTTTTCTATTTCTTGGGAATACGGTTTTGTTTTCCCAGGACGGGGAAGAAATCGACTTCCTGGAAAAGGTTGCCGAGCCTAAAAAGACCGCTAACAAAAAGTCCTCTTCGAGCTCTTCTTCGACAAAATCCTCCAAGAAAAAGGAAAAGAAGAAGTTCA comes from the Leptospira sp. WS92.C1 genome and includes:
- the yajC gene encoding preprotein translocase subunit YajC yields the protein MTLNSIFILQLAQAAGDGDKSPFNTLLLIPIMLVIMYFLVIRPQRSEEKKRKEMIGSLKKGDEVITSSGIHGKVVEIKENNEVVVLNIAKDTNVSFTASTVVKKKQADK
- a CDS encoding outer membrane lipoprotein carrier protein LolA, which codes for MTRFPMRPKLVKKIPGDPVFLMKKTIILSFCILFLTVESSLWAQPSHNWNSPSEVVKQIKKKFSDLTSYKANFQIQTVSNKKSKNMRGVCLYKKGGRIRYQFSDPSGDEIVSDGKTLYIYISRLNAVGKQDLTLNKSNKSGPIFSSFTDEGLSRIFRKYHYKFDSIEQPQVSPKDNRKYFVLNLEQREKVGGFETMLLYVDAQTYFIQKAVASDGRGKETTIEFSNIETNPDLEDGQFNFHISGNAKIVNNPLVSEQ
- the trpD gene encoding anthranilate phosphoribosyltransferase, which translates into the protein MEPRAAILKLIDRKHLSAEEAESFLNQVMKGEVSEILLSSFLTAMKANGESADEVLGCTLALRKNALRPKTVFPFDLLDTCGTGGDGQGTINISTLSAITLASLGVKVAKHGNRSVSSHTGSSDILTRLGYKIEKTQEEVEAHLISQGFTFLFAPMWHPSMKYAGPVRKELGYRTVFNMIGPLSNPFAPQFQIIGVYEPELMELFIKVLQALGLKRALVCHSRDGLDEFSVFSITDYSLLENGVISRHSFDPAFLKMPTLKKEEVYASSSDQAEALARRVLQGEEIAGSHAVAINAGAGLFVMGKAASIEEGTKIALESILSGKTKKYFQDLISKQ
- a CDS encoding DUF1564 domain-containing protein, which translates into the protein MGILLLNENQTIQSRLQGNKTTVVTLLISEHTLLRYSEKEKKTLPKRIPNLLKRYGKFLTSTRRLGDKAETILYQRSPGERKMRKINARIGMGSWVLLGALAQAHGVSRCFLFNYLLYLEEVELGNSIVHTMNEGAPTFHRDYRYILHLDLLNNRITRELKCDPRDTFYVLDYRNWFHH
- a CDS encoding helix-turn-helix domain-containing protein — protein: MNQKRVGQILREAREEKKLSVKDVAKETNISVKYILALETEDYSQFPGETFTMGFLKNYGSYLKLDTGQLINLYRGEKIEESQAPLEELTRPTTSYYSKINVDKNKILTIASVLIILISAYLIIDSFTDSSSGDDAVEESGKKLDIPENIDFLSRSIPDNRSESFILTPDKGVSFSVSNQQCKLFIDSVEKGGALNTAVLAFNVYPELTVYKFRLTEGQEKVLSYTIPEISSLRRNVRIITQAVTENSAKVLVTLSDEEQKQESTVDTTKTLGDVPIQVTLFFNKASYAEFIIDGQMGFRGLVQAGENRSLEAKDRLELKVGDGSAVEMIQNGKPKITLGRPGKLVKKIFVKTQNPYDSTQSIIRELGE
- the rimO gene encoding 30S ribosomal protein S12 methylthiotransferase RimO; the encoded protein is MEKKFYITTLGCPKNTADSMSMHHSLLEEGFVPAIVPEESDFHFINTCTFIQSATEETIQTILSAAQVKKQNHQKLVVVGCFAERYPDNISAEIPEVDLFFGTGKYSQAGQILRDTFPDLSPPKLEFNEDILERLKLSVGIENYSKPYAYVKVSDGCNRGCSFCIIPSFRGKFRESPIEDILRDTDRAIRAGAKEICLVSQDTVYYGRDSEVLLDMVRKVSEIDSLKILRLLYLYPDKKTEKLIRLMGETPKIAPYLESPLQHVSSKILKAMNRAGDSSTFKDLFSLAREVKPGLEIRTSFIIGYPGEDADDVDQVLKFIEETRPEKVNLFSYSPQEGTKGAEFKQTVSEKEKSMRINMIRDAHLSILEEIHQSRIGKTYDAIVDNIEDGQAVVRRLQDAPEMDEVVYVDDASLIPGTIGKVKIDSFYEYDMNGTWVSQ
- the pgsA gene encoding CDP-diacylglycerol--glycerol-3-phosphate 3-phosphatidyltransferase, with product MNKVIFNIPNILTMLRVAAVPFFVWFLFQKEWEYHIAALLLFMVASLTDLIDGYLARKWNQETEFGKFLDPLADKIIVTGCFITFIFLQEQIEFWMVCLIIGRDMLITSLRYLAIRQGQSIRTSMLGKVKTVFQMGAIILILIFFILVSSKKRILINEAYAAGKASGLTAFEIATGNAIYFFQNLNQNTTLGDIIFSLGAFVPYWGMLITTAITVISGLRYMVTNSKVLTPSNIKRMFRKDGTKSSNS